ACCAGAAGGCAGCTGAAGGAGTGGGAGGTTCCCTTGCAGGTACCTGGGTGCAAGTGTTCCTGGCCGAGGGCAGGGTctatgcaaaggccctgaggctaAGTGGCATCCACCGTGTTTGTGCAACAGCCAAGGCAGGGGCACAGGAGGGATGTGTGAGGTGGTGAGATCCAGAGCCACCTGagtcgggggtgggggacagggagaaAGGGGTGCCCTCAGCTGCTGGCAGCAGCAGAAAATGCATGTCGAGCTAAGAGATGGATGACTGTGTGGTGGCATTGGGCATGGACTTAACCAAGGCGCGGCAGGCAGTCCCACTGACCAGCCAGCTCTGCTCCTCGCAGATACTGGAACAGCGGCTGGGCCGGGAGATCGTGGCTCTGGAGCACAACCACGCGCAGCTGCTCACTGAAGGTGAGGCtcttcggggggagggggggggggtcagggtcCCCTCTGCCAGGACCCTTCTGACGGCCAGTCCCCCCTAGAGATGCTGGTGCGGGTGAAACTGGAGGAGGTGGCCCATCAGCTGTGCTCACCGCCTGATGTCGGGACCCCCCAGGAAGGGAGGTGAGCCCCGGGCTGCTCCTGAGCAGGCAGGAAGTCACAGCCCCAGTGGGAGGCTGGGAGGGACACGAAGCAGCTCCTAGGGCTGGGCCTCTCTGAGCTTCCTTCCCCGACTCAGAGGATGGATCTGCTCTCTCCTCATCTGCCCTTCTCCCAGGTGGAAGGAGGAGCTGGAGACGTCTGAGGGGCaggtccccaccccagcccaggaTACCCCAAAGGAAGAGGCTGACAACGAAGATGTAGGGAGGAGGGAGACTGAGGGGGGTGGGCTGACCCCGGGAGGACCCTGTAAGGGGTCTGTGGGGCAGGGTCTGTGTCCCCAGGCAGGAGACCAGGCTGCAGAGtggcctgccccctcccctcaGGCTGGCTCCCATCCCCCCTGTGCTGCACCCAGCCAGGATCTGGAGGTAGAGCCCCCCTAGGCTGCGTGGGCCTCCCCCCAAGAAATAAAGACATCAGTTCCCCTGACCCTCTCCTGCCTGGACTGAGTCTGTGCGCCAGGAGGGCATGGACAAGATCTGAGGGTGGGGGCCGATGGGGGCATTCAGCGGGACCCTACACTGGTCCCCGGTCAGGGCACAGTCAGTACTCGGTGCTCCTGCACAGGCCACTGAAAGCTGGGTGTGCAAGGCCGCAGACAACGCGGCCAGGCCACCGCTGCCATTCCCTCATCCATGGCTCCCAAGCCAGGGAGCTGCCCTGAGGGCTGCAGGGAAGTTACAAATCCATGTCACCATTGCCCCTTCTCCTGCCGGCGAGTTGGCCTCCAACCTCCAGATGCCATCCTTTCCCCTCTGGCCACAGAGCCAGCCTGTTACTCGCACATCCAGTCCTAGTCCCATGTCTGCCCCTCTTATCGATCAGTACTCCGGGCACAGCCCAGCTCTGGGTTTTTACCCTGGGGGTGTCCCCAGGTCTCCCAGCGTCCTCTGAGCAGCAGGGCTGGCCTGGGAGCCCCCTGAGTAAAGGCGCCTTGTCCCAGGGCCTGTCACGTCCACATTGTCCACGCTTGTGCTCCTGAGGGTTTTCATGGGccaattttcagaagtggattgccaggcctttctccctcgtcTCTccatctggaagttctgctgaaagtgGAGCAACCCCTCCACGGGGAACCCACTACTGAACCACCCTGCCCTCAGCACGACGGGGGTCCCCTGCCAGGCGGCATTCACTGGCCAAGCAGGCCTTGTGGAGGGGTCAGGGGAGGTATctgagagggagggaggtggagcaGGATCTGTGCGGATACCCGGGCACTGTGGGCAGCGTGCACCCGGGGAGGCTCTGAGGGTTTAAGGGACCAGAGGTGCACCGCTTCTCACCGGGCAAATCTGGCCCAGAACCTGCATTTCTAGCCAGCTCCCCTGCTCTGGAGGACGCATTTTGTGGCCACTGCTCAGGGGGCCTCAGATGACAACACATGACTTGACCACCTTTGTGTCAGGGCTTCAAAGGGGTTCAGGCATGGCTTAGGAAGTAAGGGCAGCATATGTTTACCAGAGCAACCATACCTCCGCCTATCAGACTGTGACTgaagtgggagccctggtggcctagcggttacaagtcgggctgctaacctcaagatcagcagtttgaaaccaccagctgctccttgggagaaagatgaggttttctgtccccctaaagagttacagtcgcagaTACCCACAGGGTAAGGTAactagattttaacattggtaaagcaggacaccattgaaaaaactcatatcctggtggaATAgccagccacatggcagccgaaacctGTATATCCTAGCTTGTACATTCTCTCAAAAAAatcaggattttttaaaaaacgctgcgggacgcaggaaaaattgttaaaaatcaggacgtctggtcactttaccacaggggcaattctatcctgtcctgtagggtcactgtgagtcagaatcaatgaaaGGCAGCAAGTTTGGAGAATTTGAGTTTTTGTTAGAGAGAAGGCAGCAGTACCCCACTCAAAAATGACAGCCAACACACATTCCAGGTGTCACAGGGGGCCAGCATCATTGGGCAGGACATCGCAGCCTGTCTCCCATCTGGTCCAAGCCTACCAATGATTGGTCTAAAGCCCAGCTTTGGAGCCACTGCTTTAACCATAGCGACTACAGGCCTTAACCAATGGACCAGGCAAGGTGTTACTGCCCGTCCTGCTTCGCTAGCACTAGTAGAATGTGAGAAAGCgggttccccccacccacccaacaaGTAGGGGTTTCGTGCCCATCAGGGTGTCCTGAATTCAATGGTAGTAACTGAGTTCCCAATTCACGCTGGGATCCTGTTGCAATGACTCCATCATGTAAGTTGGTTCTGCCGGGAgataacgtccctcactgacccatagcactacgagggacaacactggagacacactgcggggactgtgcccgatctgatcccacgacACCGGGGCGAAATGCTAATGGcgtgtaacagagcagcaagggaagcaacgcAAATAAGTCCCCGGGGatcacaaaaaatagactttggggctgggcatggcaccccatcagactccactggaaaacactcctaaaggtcaacaaacagacctggaacaatttataggcttttccttttttttttttttttgtcattgggttatttgttgttgttgctttgttttgctctgtcttgttgtgcttattgttgtctctgtgtgtctatctagataagataggtgggataaacaatccagaggtgaaaacaataggactgacagttctgggggaaatggaagaggggaaggtgggggaaaggtagtggatgttaacaaacccagggacaagggaacaagtgatctaaaatcaatggagaggcagccataggatgcctggtaaggcttgatcaagggtaatgtaaccgagaggaattactaaaacccaaatgaaggccgaacatgataatgggacaagaggaaagtaaaaggaaatagaggaaataactagtatacacatgggcatttatagagatctgaaTGCAGGCatttacatataaaaatatatttatatataatgatagggaactagatctatatacagatatttatatgttaagtattaaggtagcagatggacattaggcctcaactcaagtactccatcaactcaagaacactttgttctaataacccagcaattccgtgatgctcagctttctgtcacgatcgctgaagacaaagcgggtacataagcaaatgtggtgaagaaagctgatggtgcccagctatcaaaagataaagcgtctgggatcgtaaaggtttgaagataaacaagcggctatctagctgagacacaacaaagcccacatggaagaagcacactagcctgtgtgatcatgtggtgtcaatgggatcaggtatcaggcatcaaagacccagaacaaaaacaccATATCATTCTGAGTGAgggggggtgtggagtggagacccaaagcgcatctgtagacaatgggacatccccttacagaagagtcacaaagaagagacaagccagtcagcgtgcagtgtagcactgacaaaacatacaactttcctttagttctttaatgcttcctccacccccaccttctaataggaccccaattctaccttacaaatccggctagaccagagcatgtacactggtacagataagagctggaatcacagggaacctggacagataaacccctcaggaccaataatgagagtagcgataccaggaggggaaggagaaggtggggggagaaaggaggaactgattacaaggatctacatataaccccttccctgggggatggacaacagaaaattgggtgaagggagacgtcggacagtgtaagacatgaaaaaaataatttataaatgatcaagggttcatgagggagggagggtgggggaaaatgagcagataccaagggctcaagtagaaagaaaatgtcttgaaaatgatgatggcaataaatgtacaaatgtgcttgacacagtggacggatggaaggattgtgatcagagctgtatgaacccccaataaaatgattaaaaaataagtaagTTCTGGTATAAGTCTGATACCTCCCTTTCCCATTTATAGTTTGTTCACATTGTCATTTAATTGCTGGTGGAGGAACATTCATCTATCGCAGGGCAGATGCCACACTGCTATAATCACTAGGCCTACAGGGTAATATCCAGTCAAACCAACTCTGTTCATTTGAGCATTTCCATTGCCAGTCTCCTTTTCTGAACAATTCGAACACCATCGACATCAACGCAGGGGTCGCCTAAGCAACAACCCTCtcttcccgcctccctccctcgcCCGATAACCGTCTTGAACCTGTGGTTTCCATATATTTGCCTTTTTCATCTAAGTTAAGTGAGAGTCTGTTGTTATTTTAACAACGATAAAATTTAATACACACATTCGCTCAGGAAGAATTACCTACAGAATCAACATCACCTAAAACAGCATGAGACCCATGGGACATGAAAAAGAGTGAACAAGCAAACCAACGTCGTTCATAAATTGGGTTTTCCTCTGCAGGGTGCAGCGTGCCTTTTCATCTCTAGGCTCCCGTTCAATGGTTTTcagattatttaaaatattttctccttaTATCATAGGCCTCCTTCTTGCTAAATTGATTTCTTGTTCCCACTTAACAGCTGATTTGGCCATATTTTTATCGTCTCAAATAAAAGCTGGAGAGGTAATTATGTCTGTATTGCTCAGGTGACACCAGACCCGCACGCCCTCGGGCTCTGCCTACACTCGCCACGTGCCCCTTCCACAGTCCTTTTCCTCCAGGATGTCATGTCCAGCACTCCGGCGTCTTCCCtcagcttctccatctcacaTAGAAAGCAGAATGGAAAGGCTGAAGCAGGCCAGAGTTCAAGCATCCCAATGCCCACCCATCACACGAGACTCCCCGCTAACAGAGCGGCCATTCCTGCACCTTCCTGGTCCTT
The sequence above is drawn from the Tenrec ecaudatus isolate mTenEca1 chromosome 18, mTenEca1.hap1, whole genome shotgun sequence genome and encodes:
- the SYCE1L gene encoding synaptonemal complex central element protein 1-like encodes the protein MDDCVVALGMDLTKARQAVPLTSQLCSSQILEQRLGREIVALEHNHAQLLTEEMLVRVKLEEVAHQLCSPPDVGTPQEGRWKEELETSEGQVPTPAQDTPKEEADNEDVGRRETEGGGLTPGGPCKGSVGQGLCPQAGDQAAEWPAPSPQAGSHPPCAAPSQDLEVEPP